One window of Vidua chalybeata isolate OUT-0048 chromosome 14, bVidCha1 merged haplotype, whole genome shotgun sequence genomic DNA carries:
- the TSC22D3 gene encoding TSC22 domain family protein 3 isoform X2, with translation MSTGMYQSPMEVAVYQLHNFSISFFSSLLGGDVVSVKLDNSASGASVVAIDNKIEQAMDLVKNHLMYAVREEVEVLKEQIKELLEKNSQLERENSLLKTLASPEQLEKFQSRLPAEVLCPEEQSPGVAAPAQHSGGSAV, from the exons ATGAGCACCGGCATGTACCAGTCCCCCATGGAGGTGGCTGTCTACCAGCTCCACAACTTCTCCATCTCCTTCTTCTCATCCCTGCTCGGGGGGGATGTAGTCTCCGTGAAGCTCGACAACAG CGCCTCCGGAGCCAGCGTGGTGGCCATTGACAACAAGATTGAGCAGGCGATG GATCTTGTGAAAAATCATCTGATGTACGCTGTGCGGGAGGAGGTGGAGGTCCTGAAAGAGCAAATCAAGGAACTGTTGGAGAAAAACTCCCAGCTGGAGCGTGAGAACAGCCTCCTGAAGACCCtggccagccctgagcagctggagaagtTCCAGTCCCGGCTCCCAGCAGAGGTGCTGtgccctgaggagcagagccccGGGGTGGCTGCCCCGGCCCAGCACTCCGGGGGCTCTGCGGTGTAA